One window of Gloeothece citriformis PCC 7424 genomic DNA carries:
- a CDS encoding HAD family hydrolase, translated as MSDQLPTILGLDFDGVICDGMLEYFQSSKRAYQKIWNQDTNQNLEELAQSFYKLRPVIEIGWEMPILIRALVLGITETDILQNWTNVAQNIISLEKLNPKEITETLDQVRDDWIHNDLEGWLHLHQFYPGVIDKIGQVLKSSTKLYIITTKEGRFVKQLLQQQGLDLSESSIFGKEVKRPKYETLRHVLDINSETPNHVWFVEDLLKPLKLVQQASDLQGVKLFLADWGYNTPQIRESIQNDATIKLLSLKQFTQEFSHWP; from the coding sequence ATGTCTGACCAATTACCAACTATTTTAGGCTTAGATTTTGATGGGGTAATCTGTGATGGAATGCTGGAATATTTCCAAAGCAGTAAACGAGCTTATCAAAAAATTTGGAATCAAGATACTAATCAGAATCTTGAAGAGTTGGCGCAGAGTTTTTACAAATTACGACCGGTTATAGAAATCGGTTGGGAAATGCCGATTTTAATTCGAGCCTTAGTTTTAGGAATTACCGAAACAGACATTCTGCAAAATTGGACAAATGTGGCTCAAAATATTATTAGTTTAGAAAAACTCAACCCCAAAGAAATTACAGAAACTTTAGATCAAGTTAGAGATGATTGGATTCATAATGATTTAGAGGGATGGTTACACCTTCATCAATTTTATCCAGGAGTCATTGATAAAATCGGCCAAGTTCTGAAATCTTCCACCAAGTTATATATTATAACGACTAAAGAAGGTCGTTTTGTTAAACAGCTTCTACAACAACAAGGATTAGACTTATCAGAAAGTTCTATTTTTGGGAAAGAGGTAAAACGTCCCAAATATGAAACTTTACGTCATGTATTAGACATTAATTCCGAAACTCCTAATCATGTTTGGTTTGTGGAAGACTTATTAAAACCCCTTAAATTAGTGCAACAAGCTTCCGATTTACAAGGAGTCAAATTATTTTTAGCAGATTGGGGCTATAATACTCCACAAATTAGAGAGTCTATTCAAAATGATGCTACTATTAAATTATTATCTCTAAAACAATTTACTCAAGAGTTTAGTCACTGGCCGTAA
- a CDS encoding YihY/virulence factor BrkB family protein codes for MKKFSKRQILQSNLAQLFIRTLLKWQQDQCLEMGAALAYYVLFSLFPALLVILSIFSFFLGHDTDVYNQILKLAKEGLPYSAFIIIEDALIQMTKSSLGASIVGFSILFFSASHAFAFLSRSLDKIWQVQKIYPHQQNVITIISTYIQYRFFAFLLLLGSSGVFVLLILFDIANKIFINLLENVEETKHLVQAYENFWLGKVQAVHTFLILFLIVMIVFKFLPSTKIKWGDIWLGSLLTAIILFLLQKLVSNSFIVINITRQFQYYGVIGGVMVLLLWIYLTCEIFFLGSEFTYIYAQLFGSRRHQ; via the coding sequence ATGAAAAAATTCTCTAAAAGACAAATTCTTCAGTCAAACTTGGCTCAACTTTTCATTCGTACCCTGTTAAAGTGGCAACAAGATCAATGTTTAGAAATGGGAGCGGCTTTAGCTTACTATGTTCTTTTTTCTTTGTTTCCGGCTTTATTAGTTATACTCAGTATTTTTAGCTTTTTTTTGGGTCACGATACCGATGTTTATAATCAAATTTTGAAATTAGCCAAAGAAGGATTACCCTATTCAGCTTTTATCATCATAGAAGATGCTTTAATTCAAATGACTAAAAGTAGTCTAGGGGCAAGTATTGTCGGGTTTTCGATCTTATTTTTTAGTGCTAGTCATGCTTTTGCTTTCCTCAGTCGTTCTCTGGATAAAATTTGGCAAGTTCAAAAAATTTACCCTCATCAACAAAATGTAATCACTATTATTTCAACCTATATTCAATATAGATTTTTTGCCTTTTTACTGTTATTGGGTTCAAGTGGGGTCTTTGTTCTTTTAATTTTATTCGATATTGCCAATAAAATTTTTATTAATCTTTTAGAAAATGTTGAAGAAACAAAACATTTAGTTCAAGCTTACGAAAATTTTTGGCTCGGAAAAGTTCAAGCTGTCCATACATTTTTAATTTTATTTTTAATCGTAATGATTGTGTTTAAATTCCTTCCTTCTACAAAGATTAAATGGGGAGATATCTGGTTAGGATCATTATTAACAGCTATTATATTATTTTTATTACAAAAACTCGTTAGTAATAGTTTTATCGTTATTAATATTACTAGACAATTTCAATATTATGGGGTTATTGGGGGCGTTATGGTTTTACTGTTGTGGATTTATCTGACTTGTGAAATTTTCTTTTTAGGAAGTGAATTTACTTATATTTATGCTCAATTATTTGGCAGTCGTCGTCATCAATAA
- the pyrR gene encoding bifunctional pyr operon transcriptional regulator/uracil phosphoribosyltransferase PyrR → MPNQVVEILSAEEIRRTLTRLASQVIEKTGDLSQLVLIGIYTRGVPLAHLLANQIEMLEKIKVAVGAIDVTFYRDDLDRIKTRTPAKTKIPFDLTGKTVVLVDDVIYKGRTVRAALNAVTEYGRPSVIRLLVLVDRGHRELPIHPDYTGKKLPTASEEQVKVYLQPVDGRDQVELLK, encoded by the coding sequence ATGCCTAATCAAGTTGTCGAAATTCTTTCGGCTGAGGAAATTCGCCGCACTCTCACCCGTCTTGCGTCTCAAGTCATTGAAAAAACAGGGGATCTCTCCCAATTAGTTCTAATCGGAATATACACTAGAGGCGTTCCTCTGGCTCATTTATTAGCTAATCAGATTGAGATGCTAGAAAAGATTAAGGTAGCAGTGGGAGCAATTGATGTGACTTTTTATCGTGATGATCTCGATCGCATTAAGACCCGAACCCCTGCTAAAACTAAGATTCCTTTTGATTTAACGGGCAAAACGGTAGTCTTAGTCGATGATGTCATTTATAAAGGACGGACAGTCCGGGCGGCTTTAAACGCAGTTACCGAATATGGCAGACCCTCAGTGATTCGTTTATTAGTCCTAGTCGATCGAGGTCATCGGGAATTACCGATCCATCCTGATTATACTGGCAAAAAATTACCGACCGCCTCCGAGGAACAGGTCAAAGTGTATCTTCAACCCGTCGATGGACGAGATCAAGTCGAGTTATTAAAATAG
- a CDS encoding CPXCG motif-containing cysteine-rich protein, with product MESTAEYFCAFCGEANTTFIDFSAGTQQSYIEDCQVCCRPNILYIRVDEDTLDVEIDTDYQE from the coding sequence ATGGAATCAACGGCTGAATATTTTTGTGCTTTCTGTGGAGAAGCGAACACAACGTTTATTGATTTTAGTGCTGGCACTCAGCAATCTTATATCGAAGATTGTCAAGTGTGCTGTCGTCCTAATATTCTTTATATTCGAGTTGATGAAGATACTTTAGACGTGGAAATAGACACTGATTATCAAGAATAA
- the rnc gene encoding ribonuclease III codes for MLNLPQLKNQQLWLCALTHRSYVNEHLEIKEHNERLEFLGDAVLAFVAGEFLYQRYPHLSEAQLSRLRARLVDETQLAKFAVQLGIGQLMRLGKGAIKDGGRENPALLSDTFEAIIGAYFLDAGIDAVREFVRPLFQSVADILMVAQSEILTSEKLLDPKNRFQQWTLANFTQNPEYVIIEESGPDHAKEFTAQVKVQGIVYGIGRGRRKQEATKTAAEAALKKIGLF; via the coding sequence ATGCTTAACCTGCCCCAGTTAAAAAATCAACAATTATGGCTATGTGCCCTTACCCATCGCTCTTATGTCAATGAACACTTAGAGATTAAAGAACATAACGAACGCTTAGAATTTCTTGGGGATGCGGTACTAGCATTTGTGGCAGGGGAGTTTCTCTATCAACGCTATCCTCATTTAAGTGAAGCCCAACTGAGTCGCTTAAGGGCTAGATTAGTCGATGAAACCCAACTAGCTAAATTTGCGGTTCAACTGGGGATAGGACAACTGATGAGACTGGGAAAAGGGGCGATTAAAGATGGAGGACGGGAAAATCCGGCCTTATTGAGTGATACCTTTGAAGCGATTATTGGGGCTTATTTTCTCGATGCGGGAATTGATGCGGTTCGAGAGTTTGTTCGTCCTCTATTTCAATCTGTCGCGGATATTCTAATGGTTGCCCAATCGGAAATTCTCACCAGTGAAAAACTTCTCGATCCTAAAAATCGATTTCAGCAATGGACTTTAGCTAATTTTACGCAAAATCCCGAATATGTGATCATCGAAGAATCAGGGCCAGATCACGCTAAGGAATTTACCGCACAAGTTAAAGTACAGGGAATAGTCTATGGAATTGGTAGAGGCCGACGCAAACAAGAAGCAACGAAAACCGCAGCCGAAGCAGCTTTAAAAAAAATAGGGTTATTTTAA
- the sppA gene encoding signal peptide peptidase SppA, producing the protein MGQFIKQIFASLIGTVAGLMLFFAVGTSGLVLLLVTAALQETTPVLKDKSILVFDLSMQIQDTKPPSTLTQALQNDDTVTMTLRQVLGVIEKATKDAQIEAIFIDGRGIEADNGIATLTEVRQGLEKFRAAGKKIIFYDVDLNEKSYYLGSVADEIILNPMGMMEFNGIGTQPLFLAGALEKYGIGIQVIRVGEFKAAVEPFIRQTMSPENRLQTQVLLNDLWTNVLTTVGKSRNVTPNKLQAIADNQGMLMPTEAEKIGLIDRVAYFDEVVTDLKTLTGKTSESENPDEKSFPQISVENYASGFLRENQNESASNQIAVVYAEGEIVDGQGAVSNIGGERFAKELRKIRQDPNVKAVVLRINSPGGSATASDIIGREVKLMKEKKPVIVSMGNVAASGGYWIATEANHIFAEPSTITGSIGVFGMLFNVQDIANNNGITWDVVKTAKLADLGTTTRPKTEQELAIYQRSVQQIYNLFVNKVAQSRNLPESKVKQIAEGRVWSGEDAKQLGLVDEIGGLEAAILYAAKEAKLEKNWEIQEYPRRRTFESIILERLFTSKITESITPSPDSLTAEMLKLKEDLAVFQLFNDPKGIYAYLPFNWQIK; encoded by the coding sequence ATGGGTCAATTTATCAAACAAATTTTTGCGAGTTTAATTGGAACTGTTGCAGGGCTGATGCTCTTTTTTGCTGTAGGAACTAGCGGCTTAGTCCTTTTATTAGTAACGGCTGCTTTGCAAGAAACCACCCCAGTTTTGAAAGATAAATCTATCTTAGTATTTGACCTGTCGATGCAAATTCAGGATACTAAGCCCCCATCTACTCTAACTCAGGCTTTACAAAATGACGATACCGTAACGATGACTTTGCGTCAAGTTCTTGGCGTGATCGAAAAAGCCACCAAAGATGCTCAAATTGAAGCCATATTTATAGATGGGCGAGGCATCGAGGCAGATAATGGAATAGCGACCTTAACCGAAGTTCGTCAAGGGTTAGAAAAATTCCGCGCCGCCGGCAAGAAAATTATTTTTTATGATGTTGATTTAAATGAAAAAAGTTATTATTTGGGGTCAGTTGCTGATGAAATTATCCTCAATCCTATGGGAATGATGGAATTTAATGGTATAGGAACTCAACCCCTATTTTTAGCTGGCGCACTCGAAAAATATGGGATTGGTATACAAGTGATTCGAGTGGGTGAATTTAAAGCGGCTGTAGAGCCTTTTATCCGCCAAACTATGAGTCCGGAGAATCGTCTTCAAACACAAGTTCTTTTAAATGATCTTTGGACTAATGTCTTAACAACTGTGGGGAAAAGTCGCAATGTTACCCCAAACAAATTACAAGCGATCGCAGATAATCAAGGGATGTTAATGCCAACGGAAGCGGAAAAAATTGGCTTAATTGATCGAGTGGCTTATTTTGATGAAGTCGTCACAGATTTAAAAACCTTAACGGGTAAAACTTCTGAATCAGAAAACCCAGACGAGAAAAGTTTTCCTCAAATCTCAGTAGAAAATTATGCAAGCGGGTTTCTTAGAGAGAATCAAAATGAATCCGCTAGTAATCAAATTGCCGTTGTTTATGCAGAAGGGGAAATTGTTGATGGACAAGGAGCAGTTAGTAATATAGGGGGTGAACGGTTTGCTAAAGAGTTACGTAAGATTAGACAAGATCCTAACGTTAAAGCCGTCGTTTTAAGAATTAATAGCCCTGGAGGAAGCGCAACGGCTTCAGATATTATTGGACGAGAAGTAAAACTGATGAAGGAGAAAAAACCCGTCATCGTCTCAATGGGAAATGTAGCCGCTTCTGGAGGGTATTGGATAGCAACAGAAGCCAATCATATTTTTGCAGAACCGAGTACCATTACCGGGTCAATTGGGGTGTTTGGAATGTTATTTAATGTGCAAGATATTGCTAATAATAACGGCATCACTTGGGATGTGGTTAAAACTGCAAAATTAGCTGATCTGGGTACGACAACTCGTCCTAAAACTGAACAAGAACTAGCTATTTATCAGCGTTCTGTCCAACAAATATATAATTTATTTGTTAATAAAGTTGCTCAATCTCGGAATTTACCGGAAAGTAAAGTCAAACAAATTGCAGAAGGAAGAGTTTGGTCAGGAGAAGATGCTAAACAACTCGGATTAGTGGATGAAATTGGAGGCTTAGAAGCAGCAATTTTATATGCAGCTAAAGAGGCTAAATTAGAGAAAAATTGGGAAATTCAAGAATATCCAAGAAGACGGACTTTTGAATCTATTATCCTAGAAAGACTTTTTACCAGTAAAATAACAGAGTCTATCACTCCTTCTCCAGATTCATTAACGGCGGAAATGTTGAAATTAAAGGAAGATTTAGCGGTATTTCAATTGTTTAATGATCCCAAAGGAATCTATGCTTATTTACCGTTTAATTGGCAGATTAAATAA
- a CDS encoding patatin-like protein: protein MTSTATTPLKKPSFCREIRLGLVVYGGVSLAIYMNGVCREFYNAIRGRGIYKLIKALTDSDIVVDIVSGTSAGGINGILLSYAIANSDQQNLADFKNFGQIWRDNGDIDQLLREPSPNKPKNNIDSVLDGEGYYQDQLKNALDKSVTQINPNPDDEWYSDFKELDLFVTGTDVLGKVSKTFDQTGKEIEIKDHRTVFHLRYRQDRIEQIGNPFSQTSINHKALAKLCRITSCFPVAFPVVTVKLDPIPGDPDSEVDQKLVKWGQLNNRELPNRDLTVNKTHQLYFIDGGVLDNRPFSYTINEIFCRTAYRPVTRKLFYIDPAPDSFLNTPQFRNMAKPNIGKVITDSLINLPRYESIGTDLARIQELNQKVTYYRMLRETLENETFDSHFNTSENSNNKELYLRCRLIALRDRVINRISNTKQVFVLSQNKKKVSELETAIKLITQFPSVNKNFDHQDEDLKLEEISKKTQDFDVQFFFRKSYFLNSKIGSVIELFQPKLQENQDFVFYWKLQRLVYIISWHAELLKLIQVTINLTMENILKANFEGELKKFWYQEILEKESGENTYLFLLAIQKTLLVDKIHQSWENWKQAIQEIPKNKPEYLLYTNNEENSKFFVRQIDQITTEMTKKDEENELLIMQEIEYLRKEGYSYSKTEESLLIKVDHFLQELLKESKSESKNQNEIDIFNDLINTFENFEYIDARLYPCEFLSEIQTKSTIALERISPNDAQFGLGKGKTQNDKLAGDQFRAFGGFFKKSWRSNDILWGRLDGLNRLVESLVDQNFVSRFQNVVTREIDGQDHCNTAEAYISQLVDDCIKYPEINQKVKECLIEVFNTGKIENDEKFNDLLNNIVLAGQREIVETDLPVVVQDAIEQQLKWNQESKANAQKESNSSPEFFDQTVNQFAAVELANLAEHSLKANTTPPDLVEYFKTSYQVGSETLQEDIPSAVRSRWINTSVLNLRDMLVTWKGEKILKSPVFFILVTLFKIIYGDLGKLLKLNGFLKFILPVIFVGLGVFCFIQLIKIAPLFTLLLVVSLLISLVLIVLGLVSNLISR from the coding sequence ATGACCTCTACTGCCACCACTCCCTTAAAAAAACCTTCTTTTTGCCGTGAAATTCGCTTAGGACTCGTCGTTTATGGAGGAGTATCTTTAGCAATTTACATGAATGGTGTTTGCCGAGAATTTTACAATGCCATTCGTGGCCGAGGGATTTATAAATTAATTAAAGCACTAACAGACTCAGATATAGTAGTCGATATTGTTTCGGGAACTTCAGCCGGAGGAATTAATGGGATTTTGCTCAGTTATGCCATTGCCAATAGTGATCAGCAAAACCTAGCGGACTTTAAAAATTTTGGTCAAATTTGGCGAGACAATGGAGATATAGATCAGTTACTTCGAGAACCCAGTCCCAATAAACCGAAAAATAATATTGATTCAGTTTTAGATGGAGAAGGTTACTATCAAGATCAGCTTAAAAATGCGTTAGACAAATCGGTCACACAAATTAATCCTAATCCGGATGATGAGTGGTACTCAGACTTTAAAGAATTAGATTTATTTGTAACCGGCACAGATGTATTAGGTAAGGTATCTAAAACTTTTGATCAAACTGGAAAAGAGATTGAAATCAAAGATCACAGAACCGTTTTTCATCTGAGATATCGTCAAGATCGTATAGAACAAATCGGCAATCCTTTTAGTCAAACTTCAATCAATCATAAAGCATTAGCTAAACTGTGTCGGATTACCTCTTGTTTTCCTGTCGCTTTTCCTGTTGTAACGGTTAAACTAGACCCAATTCCAGGAGATCCTGACAGCGAAGTCGACCAAAAACTGGTCAAATGGGGTCAATTAAACAATCGTGAACTTCCCAATAGAGACTTAACTGTCAATAAAACCCATCAACTCTATTTTATTGATGGAGGAGTATTAGATAATCGTCCTTTCAGCTATACGATTAACGAAATTTTCTGTCGTACTGCTTACCGTCCTGTTACTCGTAAACTCTTTTATATTGATCCTGCTCCTGATAGTTTTCTCAATACTCCTCAGTTTAGAAATATGGCCAAACCCAATATTGGGAAAGTTATAACAGATTCTTTAATTAATTTACCAAGATATGAGAGTATTGGTACAGATTTAGCGAGAATTCAAGAGCTTAATCAAAAAGTGACTTATTATCGAATGCTTCGAGAAACCCTGGAAAATGAAACTTTTGATTCTCATTTTAATACTTCAGAAAACAGCAACAATAAAGAATTATATTTACGGTGTCGTTTAATCGCTTTACGAGATCGAGTCATTAATCGGATCAGCAACACGAAGCAAGTTTTTGTCCTTTCTCAAAATAAGAAGAAAGTTTCTGAGTTAGAAACCGCTATTAAATTAATTACTCAATTCCCTTCTGTTAATAAAAATTTTGATCATCAAGACGAAGACCTAAAACTAGAAGAAATTAGCAAAAAAACTCAAGATTTTGATGTACAATTCTTCTTTAGAAAATCTTATTTTTTGAATAGCAAAATCGGCTCTGTTATCGAGCTTTTTCAACCCAAATTACAAGAAAATCAGGATTTTGTTTTCTATTGGAAATTACAAAGACTTGTTTACATTATCAGTTGGCACGCCGAACTGCTTAAGCTGATTCAAGTCACTATTAATTTAACAATGGAAAATATTTTAAAAGCTAATTTCGAGGGGGAATTGAAAAAGTTTTGGTATCAAGAAATATTAGAAAAAGAATCAGGAGAAAATACCTATTTATTTCTCTTAGCCATTCAAAAAACTTTGTTAGTTGATAAAATTCACCAATCTTGGGAAAATTGGAAACAAGCTATTCAAGAAATTCCTAAGAACAAACCAGAGTATTTACTCTACACCAATAATGAAGAGAACAGCAAGTTTTTTGTCCGTCAAATTGATCAAATCACAACCGAAATGACAAAAAAAGATGAAGAAAATGAACTTCTGATCATGCAAGAAATTGAATATCTTAGAAAAGAGGGATATTCTTATAGTAAAACGGAGGAAAGTTTGTTAATTAAAGTCGATCACTTTTTGCAAGAATTACTCAAAGAAAGTAAGAGTGAGAGTAAAAATCAAAATGAGATTGATATTTTTAATGATTTAATTAATACTTTTGAAAATTTTGAATACATAGATGCAAGGCTCTACCCTTGTGAGTTCTTATCGGAAATTCAAACCAAAAGTACAATTGCTCTGGAGAGAATTTCTCCTAATGATGCACAATTTGGATTGGGAAAAGGTAAAACTCAAAATGATAAACTAGCTGGAGATCAATTTAGAGCATTTGGAGGATTTTTTAAAAAATCTTGGCGATCAAATGATATTCTTTGGGGGAGATTAGATGGCTTAAATCGGCTTGTTGAGTCTTTAGTCGATCAAAATTTTGTGAGTCGATTTCAAAATGTCGTGACGCGAGAAATTGACGGTCAAGATCATTGCAACACTGCCGAAGCTTATATTAGTCAGTTAGTTGATGACTGTATTAAATATCCTGAAATTAATCAAAAAGTCAAAGAGTGTTTAATTGAAGTGTTTAATACAGGTAAAATTGAGAATGATGAAAAATTCAATGATTTATTAAATAATATAGTGCTAGCAGGACAAAGAGAAATTGTTGAGACAGATTTACCAGTGGTTGTACAAGATGCCATTGAACAACAATTAAAATGGAATCAAGAATCTAAAGCAAATGCTCAAAAAGAATCTAACTCTTCACCTGAATTTTTTGATCAGACAGTTAACCAATTTGCCGCCGTTGAACTCGCTAACCTCGCTGAACATTCTCTGAAGGCTAATACAACTCCTCCTGATCTGGTAGAGTATTTTAAAACTTCCTATCAAGTCGGTTCAGAAACATTACAGGAAGATATCCCTTCTGCGGTTCGTTCTCGCTGGATTAATACATCCGTGCTGAATTTGCGAGATATGTTAGTCACTTGGAAAGGAGAAAAGATTCTTAAATCACCGGTCTTTTTTATTCTCGTTACTTTATTCAAAATCATTTACGGTGACTTAGGTAAATTATTAAAACTTAATGGGTTTTTAAAATTTATTTTACCTGTCATTTTTGTGGGTCTGGGGGTATTTTGTTTCATTCAATTAATAAAAATAGCCCCTCTTTTTACTTTACTACTGGTAGTCAGTTTACTGATTTCTTTAGTTTTAATTGTACTAGGATTGGTCTCTAATTTAATTTCCCGATAA
- the ppsA gene encoding phosphoenolpyruvate synthase: MDNSYIRLFENLNSNDVPIVGGKNASLGEMIQNLKQEGVRVPDGFATTAQAYWEFIEANQIKAQIKSLLHDLETEKQSLSEVGKAIRRLFKKTSFPKDVEEAICQAYQQLSQRYNTEDVDVAVRSSATAEDLPEASFAGQQETFLNVSGEEELLEACRECYASLFTNRAISYRQEKGFDHLEVALSIGIQKMVRSDLSGAGVMFSVDTETGFPDIVLINGAWGLGENVVQGAVTPDQYTVYKPLLKNQNCCPIIEKTKGSKEKKMVYASEGSSKTINIKTSSQERNTFVLENEDILQLARWACVIESHYEKPMDMEWAKDGETGDLYIVQARPETVQSQKISDSFETYRLKEKGNKLLEGLSIGDAIAAGKVCCIKSVKDIDQVEDNCILVTEMTDPDWVPVMKQVAGIITDYGGRTCHAAIVSRELGIPAIVGTGEATRLLKNGQEVTVSCAEGDRGYVYEDKLDYDVQQIDLENIPETKTQIMINIATPAAAFRWWRLPVQGIGLARMEFIINNLIKIHPMALVHYDNLDDKKAWKKIRDLTRGYDDKRDYFVDHLAQGIAKIASSQYPHPVIVRMSDFKTNEYANLIGGKQFEPKEENPMLGFRGASRYYSDRYRDGFALECQAIKRVREIIGFDNVIIMIPFCRTIKEADKVIEVLAKNGLKRGENGLKLYVMCELPSNVLLAKKFAERFDGFSIGSNDLTQLILGVDRDSSDLSDLFDEQDEAIKIAIEKVIKVAHQQGCKVGICGQAPSDYPDFASFLVNLGIDSISLNPDSVIEVKRRIAQQEDNN; encoded by the coding sequence ATGGATAACTCCTATATTCGCCTTTTTGAAAACTTAAACTCGAATGATGTCCCTATTGTGGGGGGAAAAAACGCCTCTCTTGGGGAAATGATTCAAAATCTGAAACAAGAAGGGGTGCGTGTTCCTGATGGCTTTGCCACAACAGCACAAGCTTATTGGGAATTCATTGAAGCCAATCAAATTAAAGCTCAAATCAAATCTCTTCTCCACGACTTAGAAACAGAAAAACAATCTTTATCGGAAGTCGGAAAAGCTATCCGCCGCTTGTTTAAAAAAACATCCTTTCCTAAAGATGTAGAAGAAGCTATTTGTCAAGCCTATCAACAATTAAGCCAACGCTATAATACTGAAGATGTAGACGTGGCTGTTAGAAGTAGTGCCACAGCAGAAGATTTACCAGAAGCGAGTTTTGCCGGACAACAAGAAACCTTTTTAAATGTATCAGGAGAAGAGGAACTTTTAGAAGCCTGTCGTGAATGTTATGCCTCTTTATTTACGAATCGAGCTATTAGTTATCGCCAAGAAAAAGGCTTTGATCATTTAGAGGTTGCCCTATCCATTGGCATTCAAAAAATGGTACGTTCTGATCTGTCTGGGGCGGGGGTAATGTTCTCGGTAGATACGGAAACCGGTTTCCCCGATATTGTCTTAATTAATGGGGCTTGGGGGTTAGGAGAAAATGTGGTTCAAGGGGCTGTCACTCCGGATCAATATACCGTCTATAAACCCCTATTAAAAAATCAGAATTGCTGTCCCATTATTGAAAAAACCAAAGGCTCTAAAGAGAAAAAAATGGTCTATGCTTCCGAAGGAAGTAGTAAAACCATAAACATTAAAACATCCAGTCAAGAACGAAACACATTTGTTTTAGAAAATGAAGATATTTTACAGTTAGCCCGATGGGCTTGTGTCATAGAATCTCATTATGAGAAACCTATGGATATGGAATGGGCAAAAGATGGAGAAACCGGAGACTTATATATCGTTCAAGCCCGTCCCGAAACGGTTCAATCTCAAAAAATTAGTGATTCTTTTGAAACTTATCGTCTCAAAGAAAAAGGGAATAAATTACTCGAAGGGTTAAGTATTGGAGATGCGATCGCTGCTGGAAAAGTCTGCTGTATTAAAAGTGTAAAAGATATCGATCAAGTCGAAGATAACTGTATTTTAGTCACAGAAATGACCGATCCGGATTGGGTTCCGGTGATGAAACAAGTTGCAGGAATTATTACCGACTACGGCGGCAGAACTTGTCACGCGGCGATCGTCAGTCGAGAATTAGGCATCCCCGCTATTGTCGGCACAGGAGAAGCAACTCGACTCTTAAAAAATGGGCAAGAGGTGACTGTTTCTTGTGCAGAAGGCGATCGGGGTTATGTTTATGAAGATAAATTAGACTACGACGTTCAACAAATTGATCTAGAAAATATTCCTGAAACCAAAACTCAAATTATGATCAATATTGCCACCCCGGCGGCGGCTTTTCGTTGGTGGCGGCTTCCTGTTCAAGGAATTGGGTTAGCCAGGATGGAATTTATTATTAATAATTTAATTAAAATTCATCCTATGGCTTTAGTTCATTATGACAATTTAGACGATAAAAAAGCCTGGAAAAAAATCAGAGATTTAACGCGAGGCTATGACGATAAACGAGACTATTTTGTCGATCATTTAGCCCAAGGAATTGCTAAAATTGCCTCTTCTCAATATCCCCATCCGGTTATTGTTCGCATGAGTGATTTTAAAACCAATGAGTATGCTAATTTAATCGGGGGCAAACAATTTGAACCGAAAGAAGAAAATCCCATGTTAGGATTTCGGGGGGCTTCTCGTTATTATAGCGATCGCTATCGAGACGGGTTTGCTTTAGAGTGTCAAGCGATTAAACGAGTTCGAGAAATTATCGGATTTGATAATGTTATTATTATGATTCCCTTTTGTCGCACCATTAAAGAAGCAGATAAAGTGATCGAAGTCTTAGCCAAAAATGGTCTAAAGCGGGGAGAAAATGGGTTAAAACTATATGTTATGTGTGAACTTCCATCTAATGTTTTGTTAGCCAAAAAGTTTGCCGAAAGATTTGATGGGTTTTCTATTGGAAGTAATGATTTAACTCAATTAATTTTAGGCGTTGATCGGGATTCTTCAGATTTATCTGACTTATTTGATGAACAAGATGAAGCCATCAAAATTGCCATAGAAAAAGTGATTAAAGTAGCTCATCAACAAGGATGTAAAGTAGGAATTTGTGGTCAAGCACCGAGTGATTATCCTGACTTTGCCAGTTTTTTAGTGAATCTTGGCATCGATTCCATTTCTTTAAATCCTGATAGTGTGATTGAGGTTAAACGCCGAATTGCTCAACAGGAAGACAATAATTGA